In a single window of the Tellurirhabdus bombi genome:
- a CDS encoding MoaD/ThiS family protein, with protein sequence MSKTVSVLLFGITREIVGTSSLATAIPPSGEIGDLLDTLRERYPALSGLRSLLVAVNGEYAELNTKITPKDEIALIPPVSGG encoded by the coding sequence ATGAGCAAAACAGTATCGGTGCTTCTGTTTGGCATCACCCGCGAGATTGTAGGCACATCTTCCCTGGCAACTGCCATTCCGCCATCGGGCGAGATTGGTGACCTGCTAGACACCCTCAGAGAACGCTATCCTGCCCTGAGCGGATTGCGGTCCCTGCTGGTCGCCGTCAACGGTGAGTATGCCGAGTTAAACACGAAAATTACGCCAAAAGACGAAATCGCCCTGATTCCTCCCGTTAGTGGAGGATAG
- the nusA gene encoding transcription termination factor NusA translates to MDSGILIESFSDFARSKNIDRPTMIKILEDVFRTMIRKKFGTDENFDVIINAESGDLEMWRTREIVDDNSEDIWDFDKIPLADAHKIQPDFEVGEQVAELVKLEDFGRRVVQTARQTLIQKVKDLEKELLYEKYKNQVGDLLNGEVYQILKNEVILHDSEENELSLPKNEQISKDRYRKGETIKAVVHRVEMINGTPKIVLSRTSPVFLERLFENEIPEIYDGLISIRKIVREPGERAKVAVESYDDRIDPVGACVGMKGSRIHSIVRELGNENIDVINYTENFELLVQRALSPAKISSMQIDRDAKRVSVFLKPDQVSLAIGKGGQNIKLAGRLVGMEIDVFRDVEGQEDDEDIALSEFNDEIDDWMIDELRRVGLDTAKSVLARSKDELVRMTDLEEDTIEEILSILRQEFE, encoded by the coding sequence ATGGATAGCGGAATATTAATTGAGTCGTTTTCCGACTTTGCCCGTTCGAAAAATATTGACCGACCGACGATGATCAAAATTCTGGAAGATGTCTTCCGGACGATGATTCGTAAAAAATTCGGCACGGACGAAAACTTCGACGTTATCATTAACGCCGAAAGTGGTGACCTTGAAATGTGGCGTACCCGTGAGATTGTTGATGATAACTCAGAGGATATCTGGGATTTCGATAAAATACCCCTGGCCGATGCGCACAAAATCCAACCGGATTTTGAAGTAGGGGAGCAAGTGGCTGAATTGGTCAAACTGGAAGATTTTGGACGGCGTGTCGTACAAACGGCCCGTCAGACGCTGATTCAGAAAGTAAAAGATTTAGAGAAGGAACTTCTTTACGAGAAATACAAAAACCAGGTTGGCGACCTGCTCAACGGGGAAGTTTACCAAATTCTGAAAAACGAAGTCATCCTGCATGACTCGGAAGAAAACGAATTAAGTCTGCCGAAGAACGAGCAAATTTCAAAAGACCGCTACCGCAAAGGCGAAACCATTAAAGCAGTAGTACACCGGGTAGAGATGATTAACGGTACGCCTAAAATCGTTCTGTCCCGTACTTCTCCTGTTTTCCTGGAGCGCCTGTTCGAGAATGAGATTCCGGAGATTTACGATGGACTCATCTCAATCCGTAAGATTGTTCGTGAGCCAGGTGAACGTGCCAAAGTAGCCGTTGAATCCTATGACGACCGCATTGACCCAGTTGGGGCGTGTGTGGGTATGAAAGGATCTCGTATACATAGCATTGTCCGTGAACTGGGCAACGAAAATATTGACGTTATTAACTATACCGAAAACTTTGAGCTATTGGTACAACGGGCGTTAAGTCCAGCCAAGATTAGCTCGATGCAGATCGACCGCGACGCGAAACGTGTTTCGGTGTTTCTGAAACCAGATCAGGTTTCTTTGGCGATCGGCAAAGGTGGCCAGAATATCAAGCTGGCTGGCCGGTTAGTAGGAATGGAAATTGACGTTTTCCGTGACGTAGAAGGTCAGGAAGACGACGAGGACATCGCTTTGTCGGAATTCAACGACGAAATCGATGATTGGATGATTGATGAACTCCGGCGGGTCGGTCTAGATACAGCCAAAAGTGTGTTGGCTCGTTCAAAAGATGAACTCGTGCGGATGACGGATTTGGAAGAAGATACCATTGAGGAGATCCTTTCCATTTTACGTCAGGAATTCGAGTAG
- a CDS encoding molybdenum cofactor biosynthesis protein MoaE, with amino-acid sequence MVTIITDPIDMNSAYQHVAADEAGAVVFFFGTVRNNTQKRAVERLEYESYDAMAIRKMQEIVDQACQQWNVQRYAVIHRKGNLQIGDMAVLVGVSTPHRADAFDAARYIIDTLKKEVPIWKKEVFEDGEVWVDAHP; translated from the coding sequence ATGGTTACCATTATCACTGATCCAATTGACATGAACTCAGCTTATCAGCACGTTGCTGCGGACGAGGCTGGGGCGGTTGTTTTTTTCTTCGGAACAGTACGGAATAATACGCAGAAACGCGCCGTTGAGCGCCTCGAATACGAATCGTACGACGCCATGGCGATTCGGAAAATGCAGGAGATTGTTGACCAGGCCTGTCAGCAATGGAATGTTCAACGCTACGCCGTAATCCACCGCAAAGGCAATCTCCAGATTGGCGACATGGCGGTTCTGGTGGGTGTCTCAACGCCGCATCGCGCCGACGCTTTTGACGCAGCCCGCTACATCATCGACACGCTGAAAAAGGAAGTGCCCATCTGGAAGAAAGAGGTTTTTGAGGATGGCGAAGTCTGGGTTGATGCCCATCCCTGA
- a CDS encoding endonuclease/exonuclease/phosphatase family protein: MKVVFWLVASVARFIGSILWSLNILLFLYTLLVYYLCYYLPLEHWSASMLMISLPIAWGMNVLFLVFWLVTKRPARSVLPLVTLLFGIPFWPRTLGINSASQPLAAQNTLRVMSYNVMSFNEYENKHDDKPDAKTPMQDWVIQEPSDVKCFQEFFNHKNIPSWDIIQRLEKAGYPHRVLLHAPENQREDGFIGVALFSRYPIVKHGELSFEGENNGFNGLVWADIVAHTDTVRVFSVHMESMGIRVGKLLKKKDATVVRAETKGILRKLRDGFILRRDQIHILENFVRESPYPVIVGGDFNDTPYSVTYGRLRQLLHNAFEDAGRGFGFSYHKPPGFIRIDNQFYDDSSLKAINYTTVDSVKYSDHYPIVAEYVLNQDQP; this comes from the coding sequence ATGAAAGTTGTATTCTGGTTGGTAGCCTCCGTAGCGCGCTTTATTGGTTCGATTCTCTGGTCGCTGAATATTCTGCTGTTTCTCTATACACTGCTGGTTTATTACTTGTGCTATTACCTGCCGCTCGAACACTGGTCGGCCAGTATGCTGATGATTTCCCTACCGATAGCTTGGGGAATGAATGTGCTGTTTCTCGTATTCTGGCTAGTCACCAAGCGACCCGCCCGAAGCGTTCTGCCCCTGGTTACGCTGCTCTTCGGGATTCCCTTCTGGCCCCGTACTTTGGGTATTAACAGTGCCTCGCAGCCGTTGGCAGCCCAGAACACGCTGCGCGTGATGAGCTACAATGTTATGAGTTTCAATGAGTATGAGAACAAACACGATGATAAGCCTGATGCAAAAACGCCCATGCAGGATTGGGTAATTCAGGAACCATCCGATGTGAAATGCTTTCAGGAGTTTTTCAACCATAAGAACATACCCAGCTGGGACATCATTCAGCGATTGGAAAAAGCGGGCTATCCGCATCGGGTGCTGCTTCATGCGCCAGAAAATCAGCGGGAAGATGGCTTCATTGGTGTTGCTCTTTTTTCCCGCTATCCCATTGTCAAGCACGGCGAACTTAGCTTTGAAGGCGAAAACAACGGCTTCAATGGCCTCGTCTGGGCCGATATTGTGGCGCATACCGACACCGTGCGGGTGTTCAGTGTACACATGGAGTCGATGGGTATTCGGGTAGGAAAACTGCTGAAGAAAAAAGATGCGACAGTTGTCCGGGCAGAAACCAAAGGAATCCTTCGCAAGCTACGAGACGGGTTTATTCTCAGACGCGATCAAATTCATATTCTGGAAAATTTCGTGCGTGAAAGTCCGTATCCCGTTATTGTAGGCGGCGATTTTAACGATACACCCTACAGCGTTACCTATGGCCGTTTGCGGCAGCTGCTTCACAATGCATTTGAGGACGCCGGTAGGGGCTTTGGCTTCTCGTACCATAAGCCGCCGGGTTTTATTCGCATCGACAATCAGTTTTATGATGACAGCAGCCTGAAAGCAATTAATTATACCACCGTCGATAGTGTCAAATATTCAGATCATTACCCGATTGTGGCCGAATATGTTTTAAATCAAGACCAGCCATAA
- a CDS encoding aldose epimerase family protein — MKRIIISAALIGLLAACNQSQKQEESSTTSDTTMTNTTSSNLPDQAKFQKELDGKKTDLYTLKNDKGVQVAITNYGGRIVSLIVPDKDGQSVDVNLGYNSVDEYLSNSEDFFGSLIGRYGNRIAKGKFTLDGKEYTLPVNNGPNSLHGGKKGFNTKVWDAKQIDPKTVELTYVSKDGEEGYPGTLTTKVVYTLTDDNAIKIDYEATTDKSTVVNLTNHSYFNLNGEGSGPIADHLLTINADRYTPVDETLIPTGELAPVENTPFDFRKPTAIGTRADADHPQIKAGGGYDHNFVLNGGQTTAPRKIATVESPKTGIVMEVLTTEPGVQFYGGNFLNGKNKGKIGQAYEKRNAFCLETQHFPDSPNQASFPSTVLKPGQTYKTTTIYQFSTKK; from the coding sequence ATGAAACGAATTATCATCTCTGCTGCCCTGATTGGGCTATTGGCCGCTTGTAATCAAAGCCAGAAGCAGGAGGAATCTTCCACAACGTCAGACACAACCATGACCAACACAACAAGCAGCAATTTGCCGGATCAGGCGAAGTTTCAGAAAGAACTGGATGGTAAGAAAACCGATTTGTACACGTTAAAAAATGACAAAGGCGTACAGGTTGCTATTACTAACTACGGTGGGCGGATTGTGAGCCTGATTGTGCCGGATAAAGACGGCCAGTCTGTGGACGTAAATCTGGGTTATAACAGTGTAGACGAATATCTGTCTAATAGTGAGGACTTTTTTGGCTCCCTGATCGGGCGTTACGGCAACCGGATTGCCAAAGGCAAATTTACGCTTGATGGGAAAGAATACACGCTGCCGGTTAACAACGGGCCAAACTCTTTGCACGGTGGCAAAAAAGGCTTTAACACCAAAGTCTGGGACGCCAAGCAGATTGATCCTAAAACGGTTGAATTGACGTATGTGTCGAAAGACGGTGAGGAAGGCTATCCGGGTACACTAACGACCAAAGTGGTTTACACCCTGACTGATGACAACGCCATCAAGATTGATTACGAAGCAACTACGGATAAAAGTACGGTTGTTAATTTAACCAATCACTCGTATTTCAACCTGAATGGCGAAGGCTCTGGCCCAATCGCTGATCACCTGTTGACGATCAATGCGGACCGCTATACGCCCGTTGATGAAACCTTAATCCCAACCGGAGAGTTGGCGCCTGTCGAAAATACACCCTTTGATTTTCGCAAGCCAACCGCCATTGGAACACGCGCCGACGCTGACCATCCGCAGATTAAAGCGGGCGGGGGTTACGACCACAATTTCGTCCTGAATGGTGGCCAAACAACGGCTCCGCGCAAAATTGCGACGGTAGAAAGTCCTAAAACAGGCATTGTTATGGAGGTGTTGACAACGGAGCCGGGCGTTCAGTTTTACGGTGGTAACTTCCTGAATGGCAAGAATAAAGGAAAAATAGGTCAGGCTTACGAAAAACGAAACGCTTTCTGTCTGGAAACGCAGCACTTCCCGGATTCACCGAATCAGGCAAGCTTCCCATCTACGGTGTTAAAGCCGGGACAGACGTACAAAACAACAACCATTTACCAGTTCTCAACCAAGAAATAA
- a CDS encoding ribosome maturation factor RimP gives MDVKAKVTELLQPYLNEDQFFIVDIQVSPSRSRSKITVLLDSDTGITIDECTEISRRLGSQLEELDLFDGAAFVWEVSSPGIGEPLTLLRQYRKNIGREVTVLLNDGQIRKGTLEDANDERILITETPVKKPKKKDPPASGPVEIPFTDIKKTTIQVSFK, from the coding sequence ATGGATGTTAAAGCCAAAGTAACCGAGTTACTTCAACCCTATCTGAACGAAGATCAGTTTTTTATCGTTGATATACAGGTATCTCCTTCTCGTAGCCGCTCGAAAATAACCGTTTTGCTGGATAGCGATACCGGAATCACCATTGATGAGTGCACTGAAATAAGTCGTCGGCTGGGAAGTCAACTGGAAGAATTAGATTTGTTTGACGGTGCCGCTTTCGTGTGGGAAGTTTCCTCACCGGGAATAGGTGAACCGTTAACGCTGCTGCGGCAGTACCGGAAAAACATTGGACGCGAAGTAACTGTTCTGTTAAACGACGGGCAAATCCGCAAAGGAACACTGGAAGACGCGAATGACGAACGCATCCTCATCACGGAAACGCCCGTAAAGAAACCGAAGAAAAAAGATCCACCCGCCAGTGGTCCGGTTGAAATACCGTTTACAGATATTAAAAAAACCACAATACAAGTGTCATTTAAGTAA
- the infB gene encoding translation initiation factor IF-2 translates to MAEDKSMRLSQVAKILNVGIGSVIKDLSAKGFKVDMNPNAKISYNQLEILSKDHKNTELLSKASAPAPKPEPVAAPAPAPVAKPTPAPQPPVAQPAPKPVEPPKPVQPTPVSVPVAKTEEPAPKPVEPAPVQAPAPAPKPVEPAPIAKVETPAPKPVESPKPTPPPVAVQPTPAPAPAPEPQPSSSPAAEKPAEPASANDLLSRPVVQGLKVLGKIDLNPSKPAQPQNREGGPRDGNRPNREGGQRDNRPNRDGGPRENRNEGGQRQGDANREGRPRDGRNEGQGQRENRPQAQPQQPRENRPVEARQQPPREEVKPPQPPQPTFEPVQEPEPELIRAQGEKLQGLKVLGTIELPSDRNKRGGAGTNESRDRDNREKRKRKRMRVPAAGQPPVQGQGSAPQGERQGQGGVNRGPENRTRDNNANPNNRNRDNNNANTPNRPQTGTNQGQGTGQNQGQGTANKAPNTNVGTGAGNKNKGRGPRDRREEPTEREVRDSIKATQARMSGGKANRGADRRRDRRSERAERERERLEAEQVEAKILKVTEFVSANDLASMMDVSVNEVIGTCMSLGMFVSINQRLDAEAITVIADEFGYDIQFVSAEDEIEAGLEEEADVEDALEPRAPIVTIMGHVDHGKTSLLDYIRRTKVAAGEAGGITQHIGAYSVETHDGRMITFLDTPGHEAFTAMRARGAKVTDVVIIVIAADDSVMPQTREAINHAQVAGVPIVFAFSKVDKPGANTEKIREELAQMNMLVEEWGGKYQTQEISSKSGMGINDLLDKVLLEAELLELKANPNKRGVGTVIEASLDKGRGYVTTMLVQSGTLKQGDVVLVGAHFGRIRAMTDDIGQRLKSAGPSTPVQILGLPGAPQAGDRFNVTETEREAREIANKREQLLREQNLRTRKHITLEEIGRRKAIGSFKELNVIVKGDVDGSVEALSDSLLKLSTEEVQVNIIQKAVGQISESDVLLASASDAIVIGFQVRPSANARRLAEQEQIEIRLYSIIYDAINEVKDAMEGLLAPTTEEVIVGNIDVREVFKISKIGTVAGCMVTEGTIKRNNKVRVIRDFIVVHTGEISALKRFKDDVNEVRNGYECGLSIKNWNDIQEGDTIESFELKEVKRTL, encoded by the coding sequence ATGGCAGAAGATAAATCCATGCGCTTGAGCCAAGTGGCAAAAATTCTTAACGTTGGAATCGGCAGCGTTATTAAGGATCTTTCTGCCAAAGGGTTTAAAGTTGATATGAATCCCAATGCCAAAATCTCTTACAATCAGCTGGAGATTTTGTCAAAGGACCATAAAAATACCGAATTACTGAGTAAGGCTTCGGCGCCAGCGCCCAAGCCTGAGCCAGTTGCTGCGCCTGCGCCTGCACCGGTTGCCAAACCAACGCCAGCGCCACAGCCACCTGTTGCTCAACCAGCTCCCAAGCCTGTTGAACCACCTAAGCCGGTTCAGCCAACACCTGTATCTGTACCAGTAGCAAAAACGGAAGAGCCAGCGCCAAAACCCGTTGAGCCAGCTCCGGTTCAGGCACCAGCCCCAGCACCGAAGCCTGTTGAACCAGCTCCGATTGCCAAAGTTGAAACTCCGGCTCCCAAACCAGTGGAATCGCCAAAGCCTACTCCTCCTCCTGTAGCAGTGCAGCCAACGCCAGCACCCGCTCCAGCTCCGGAACCACAACCAAGTTCAAGTCCGGCGGCGGAAAAGCCAGCGGAACCTGCTTCTGCGAATGATTTACTTTCGCGTCCAGTTGTACAAGGTTTGAAGGTTCTGGGCAAGATTGATTTAAACCCGTCCAAGCCAGCTCAACCCCAGAATCGGGAAGGTGGACCACGCGATGGCAACCGCCCCAATCGGGAAGGTGGTCAGCGCGACAATCGTCCTAACCGGGATGGTGGACCGCGGGAGAATCGCAACGAAGGTGGACAGCGCCAGGGTGATGCTAATCGCGAAGGAAGACCCCGTGATGGTCGTAACGAGGGCCAAGGACAACGTGAAAATCGTCCGCAGGCACAACCTCAGCAACCCCGCGAGAACCGCCCGGTTGAAGCCCGGCAACAACCGCCTCGGGAAGAAGTAAAACCACCACAACCACCGCAACCAACATTTGAACCTGTTCAGGAGCCTGAACCAGAATTAATTCGGGCTCAGGGTGAGAAATTGCAGGGCTTGAAAGTACTTGGTACGATTGAGCTGCCTTCTGACCGGAACAAACGCGGAGGTGCTGGTACTAACGAAAGCCGCGACCGAGACAACCGTGAGAAGCGCAAGCGCAAACGGATGCGTGTCCCTGCTGCGGGCCAACCGCCTGTTCAGGGTCAGGGTAGTGCTCCACAAGGAGAACGCCAGGGTCAAGGTGGAGTTAACCGAGGTCCGGAAAACAGAACCCGTGATAATAACGCTAATCCGAACAATCGGAATCGCGATAATAATAACGCCAATACGCCCAATCGTCCACAAACTGGTACAAACCAAGGTCAAGGTACAGGTCAGAACCAGGGACAAGGCACTGCCAATAAAGCTCCTAACACGAATGTAGGAACAGGAGCTGGTAACAAAAATAAAGGCCGGGGACCCCGCGACCGTCGTGAGGAGCCTACGGAACGTGAAGTACGTGACTCCATCAAAGCCACCCAGGCTCGTATGAGCGGTGGTAAAGCGAACCGGGGTGCCGACCGTCGTCGTGATCGCCGTAGCGAACGCGCTGAGCGGGAACGCGAACGTTTGGAAGCGGAACAGGTAGAAGCAAAAATCCTGAAAGTAACCGAGTTCGTATCAGCCAATGACCTGGCATCGATGATGGATGTATCGGTCAACGAAGTAATTGGTACGTGTATGAGCCTGGGTATGTTCGTTTCGATCAACCAGCGCCTTGATGCAGAAGCCATTACGGTTATTGCCGATGAGTTTGGTTACGATATTCAGTTTGTATCGGCCGAAGACGAAATCGAAGCAGGTCTGGAAGAAGAAGCCGATGTGGAAGACGCTCTGGAACCGCGCGCGCCGATTGTGACCATCATGGGTCACGTTGACCACGGTAAAACGTCTTTGCTTGACTACATTCGTCGTACAAAAGTGGCAGCCGGTGAGGCCGGGGGGATTACGCAGCACATCGGTGCCTATAGCGTAGAAACCCACGATGGCCGGATGATTACGTTCCTGGATACACCGGGTCACGAGGCCTTTACCGCCATGCGTGCCCGTGGTGCCAAAGTTACGGACGTTGTTATCATCGTGATTGCTGCTGACGATAGCGTGATGCCACAAACGCGGGAGGCAATCAACCACGCCCAGGTAGCTGGTGTACCGATTGTCTTTGCCTTTAGTAAGGTGGACAAACCGGGAGCCAATACCGAGAAAATTCGGGAAGAACTTGCCCAGATGAATATGCTGGTTGAAGAATGGGGCGGTAAGTACCAAACACAGGAGATCTCATCGAAATCCGGTATGGGTATTAACGACCTACTCGACAAAGTTCTTCTGGAAGCTGAATTGCTTGAACTAAAAGCAAATCCAAATAAACGCGGTGTTGGTACCGTTATTGAAGCCTCACTGGATAAAGGTCGGGGTTACGTAACAACCATGCTCGTACAGAGTGGAACCCTGAAACAAGGAGATGTAGTCTTGGTTGGTGCGCACTTTGGTCGTATCCGTGCCATGACCGACGATATTGGCCAGCGTTTGAAAAGCGCCGGTCCGTCAACGCCGGTACAGATTCTGGGTCTCCCCGGTGCACCACAGGCAGGTGATCGCTTCAACGTAACTGAAACAGAACGGGAAGCTCGTGAAATAGCGAACAAACGGGAACAGTTACTGCGCGAACAAAACCTGCGTACTCGCAAGCACATTACGCTGGAAGAGATTGGTCGCCGGAAAGCGATTGGAAGCTTTAAAGAACTAAACGTAATTGTGAAAGGTGACGTGGATGGTTCGGTAGAAGCCCTTTCGGATTCACTCTTGAAACTGTCTACTGAAGAAGTTCAGGTGAACATCATCCAGAAGGCGGTTGGTCAGATTTCCGAATCCGACGTACTGTTAGCTTCTGCTTCTGATGCCATCGTGATTGGCTTCCAGGTTCGTCCGTCGGCAAACGCCCGTCGTCTGGCCGAGCAGGAACAGATCGAGATTCGCCTGTACTCGATTATTTACGATGCTATCAATGAAGTGAAGGATGCCATGGAAGGTCTCTTGGCTCCAACAACGGAAGAAGTCATTGTGGGTAATATTGATGTTCGCGAAGTCTTCAAAATCAGCAAAATCGGTACTGTTGCCGGTTGTATGGTTACAGAAGGGACGATCAAACGCAATAACAAAGTTCGGGTTATCCGCGACTTCATTGTGGTCCACACGGGTGAAATCAGTGCGCTCAAACGCTTCAAAGACGATGTCAATGAAGTGCGTAACGGCTACGAATGTGGTCTGAGCATTAAAAACTGGAATGACATCCAGGAAGGAGATACCATCGAAAGCTTCGAACTAAAAGAAGTGAAGCGGACTCTATAA